One region of uncultured Methanolobus sp. genomic DNA includes:
- the pilM gene encoding pilus assembly protein PilM, which yields MNNAHFALDIGTRTVVGLVTEDGNLNIKAACVHEHNERSMQDGQIHDVEKVAKVVDEVRKDLENETGCKLSKVAVAVAGRALKTSKVKVSVEMPYREISREDISELEFEAVARAGNELGNDKGFNCVGYSVVRYELDGECISNIVGQKGSSVTVELLATFLPEAVISSMFAVLDRCGLEASSVTLEPIAALNVAIPSDMRKLNIALVDIGAGTSDIAITDNGTVIGYGMVPEAGDEITDFICDYYLVDFKKGENIKKSLTSKDNIELEDIFGVITEVPVSQVIADIEHEVDKLAMHIAEEILTINEKIPRAVALVGGGSQTAGLREHLSKHLGIPVQRIGSRLPKQIEGLSDKTGIITGADMITPLGIARMATLDEGIEFIDLTVNDLEIHLMDINGLSVMDALVAAKVNRLYPRPGMALSLTINSEFRTIEGDMGEHAIILHNGKKASLGDPVHKGSVIDFTAPVDGKDAGLKVKDLIVMQGLKSVQNVNVNYKEIEIGPFVTINGKKASFDDKIPGRADIKIRTPTLEDILEMEYGHEELEKISVLVNNTVRYFDRITYSFKLNGNPVGREGLSKHPVSDNDIILIEKSEFDYRVENVLGKLEEGKKISVHLNGNEIVFDGSMPQISLNGKRASISDKIDDGDNITMKIGEEADPILSDLFEFMDIKKEELVGKRMRLLVDNVPARFTTPLRNGNNVTIEFAEV from the coding sequence ATGAATAATGCCCATTTTGCCCTGGATATAGGAACAAGAACTGTTGTGGGACTTGTTACAGAAGATGGGAACCTCAACATAAAGGCTGCGTGTGTTCATGAACACAACGAGCGTAGCATGCAGGATGGGCAGATTCACGATGTTGAAAAAGTTGCAAAGGTTGTAGATGAGGTCCGAAAGGACCTTGAAAATGAAACCGGTTGCAAGTTATCAAAAGTTGCCGTAGCCGTTGCAGGCAGAGCGCTTAAGACTTCAAAAGTAAAAGTTTCAGTGGAGATGCCTTATAGAGAAATAAGTCGTGAGGACATCTCTGAACTGGAATTTGAAGCTGTTGCGCGTGCTGGTAATGAACTCGGAAACGATAAAGGATTTAACTGCGTCGGATACTCGGTTGTCCGCTATGAACTTGACGGAGAATGCATTTCCAATATAGTGGGACAGAAAGGAAGTTCTGTCACAGTGGAATTACTTGCTACTTTTCTTCCGGAAGCTGTTATCAGCAGTATGTTTGCTGTACTTGACAGGTGCGGACTCGAAGCCTCAAGTGTTACACTTGAACCTATAGCAGCTCTTAATGTTGCTATTCCTTCTGATATGCGTAAACTCAATATTGCGCTTGTCGATATCGGAGCAGGAACATCCGATATTGCAATTACAGATAATGGAACTGTAATTGGCTATGGAATGGTACCTGAAGCAGGGGACGAAATTACTGATTTTATCTGCGATTACTATCTTGTGGATTTCAAAAAGGGAGAAAATATTAAAAAATCCCTCACAAGCAAAGACAATATCGAGCTTGAAGATATTTTTGGTGTAATAACTGAAGTCCCGGTAAGCCAGGTAATTGCTGACATCGAACATGAGGTGGATAAGCTTGCAATGCACATCGCCGAAGAGATACTCACAATCAATGAGAAAATACCACGGGCAGTGGCTCTGGTAGGTGGCGGATCACAGACTGCGGGACTCAGGGAACACCTTTCAAAGCACCTTGGCATACCTGTGCAGAGAATTGGTTCACGTCTTCCAAAGCAAATTGAAGGTTTGTCTGACAAAACCGGAATCATCACCGGTGCAGATATGATAACACCACTTGGTATAGCCCGTATGGCAACGCTTGATGAAGGAATTGAATTCATCGACCTTACTGTTAATGACCTGGAAATCCACCTGATGGACATCAACGGGCTTTCTGTAATGGATGCGCTTGTAGCTGCAAAGGTTAACCGTCTTTATCCACGTCCTGGAATGGCACTTAGCCTAACAATAAATTCTGAATTCAGAACCATTGAAGGAGATATGGGTGAACATGCCATCATATTACATAATGGCAAAAAAGCAAGTCTTGGTGACCCTGTACACAAAGGTTCTGTAATTGATTTCACAGCACCAGTTGATGGAAAAGATGCTGGTCTGAAGGTAAAAGATCTCATTGTGATGCAGGGACTGAAGAGTGTACAAAATGTAAATGTGAATTACAAAGAAATAGAGATCGGACCTTTTGTAACCATAAACGGGAAAAAGGCCTCTTTTGACGATAAAATTCCTGGCAGGGCTGATATTAAAATACGAACTCCAACGCTGGAAGACATCCTTGAAATGGAATACGGACACGAGGAACTTGAGAAAATATCAGTCCTGGTTAACAATACTGTCCGGTATTTTGACCGGATAACTTACTCGTTCAAGCTTAACGGTAACCCTGTTGGCAGAGAAGGGCTTTCAAAACATCCTGTTAGTGATAATGATATAATTCTTATTGAAAAATCGGAGTTTGACTACAGGGTCGAAAACGTCCTGGGCAAACTTGAGGAAGGTAAAAAGATCAGCGTACATCTCAACGGCAATGAGATTGTATTTGACGGATCAATGCCGCAGATCAGCCTTAATGGAAAACGGGCTTCTATTTCTGATAAAATTGATGACGGAGACAACATCACGATGAAAATTGGTGAGGAGGCGGATCCGATACTGTCTGACCTGTTCGAATTTATGGATATTAAAAAGGAGGAGCTTGTAGGCAAGAGAATGAGACTTCTTGTGGACAATGTTCCTGCAAGATTTACAACCCCTTTGAGGAATGGAAACAATGTGACAATAGAATTTGCAGAGGTATAA
- a CDS encoding chemotaxis protein CheC encodes MTELDEMAKGAFQEAGNIGMGHLATSLSKMVSRDVKIDIPVVEMLSLDEIIAKSNEEGKNKSVVGIHLHITGDVTGGTLILLPKFSALSFSDLLMKKSIGSTNKIEEPQTKKLREMGVNLCSAYMRVVNEFLGINLNIGNPSMEVNMDGVGDFIQQEIGPVADQFIVVKGECLIPSTNSKNEFNMLFEPGATDIIMAAIMKKMMG; translated from the coding sequence ATGACAGAATTGGACGAAATGGCAAAAGGAGCATTTCAGGAGGCCGGAAATATTGGAATGGGACACCTGGCCACTTCACTTTCTAAAATGGTAAGCAGGGACGTTAAAATCGACATTCCTGTAGTAGAAATGCTCAGTCTGGATGAGATAATTGCAAAAAGCAATGAAGAAGGCAAGAACAAGAGTGTGGTTGGAATCCACCTCCATATTACAGGTGATGTTACCGGAGGAACCCTCATACTGCTCCCTAAGTTCTCAGCACTCTCATTTTCGGACCTGTTGATGAAAAAATCAATCGGAAGTACGAATAAGATAGAAGAACCGCAGACCAAGAAACTTCGTGAGATGGGAGTGAACCTTTGCAGTGCTTACATGCGTGTTGTAAATGAATTCCTTGGGATTAATCTCAACATTGGAAATCCCAGCATGGAAGTTAACATGGACGGCGTAGGAGACTTCATACAACAGGAAATAGGACCGGTTGCAGACCAGTTTATTGTTGTTAAAGGTGAATGTCTGATCCCTTCTACAAACTCAAAGAATGAATTCAATATGCTTTTTGAACCCGGTGCCACGGACATAATAATGGCAGCTATCATGAAAAAGATGATGGGATAA
- a CDS encoding chemotaxis protein CheA: MSEYKEIFKAESEEHLQQLNDSLLGLEQNPNELEYINTMFRSAHTLKGMSATMGFNTISELTHEMENLMDMVRKSQVEVSNGLIDILFECLDTLEALVEAADSGEEVDIAHLQATLTQAMEGTMPVQEIKGSVAASIDTIQNEISKEIPDKAAEPDAEAEVAAVPDNVELSDNEKQAIKEAVDEGNRVISLKVILDESCVLKSARSTLVLINISKMGEIIKCVPTEAELEDEKFDLEFTMIFATKSGDEDIVGAIKKISEINDVIPATIAESSGTEEKAQEKTAEKSEEKKSASAVKRSDAVKSIQSVRVNIERLDNLMNLVGELIINKIRLNQLASDLNAKDLDESLANLDRLTNEIQTEVMESRMVPIDQIFSRFPRMVRDLAKSEGKQINLIIEGKEIELDRTVLDEIGDPLVHLLRNAVDHGIESEEERKQLGKPVAGLVRLAASRQRNSVLIEVEDDGKGMAPGHLRDVAVKKGILSREEADKLSDNDALNLIFMPGFSGAKVVTDISGRGVGMDAVKTKIEALGGSVKISSVPGQGSIMKLQLPLTVAIIQSLMVTVAGETYAIPLGSVIRDVGIKASDIKTIEGKEVIMLRGEVFPLLRLHDVLECPTEEEEKQNLIVVVVEKMGSNIGLVVDGLLGQQEVIIKTLDNKLLKNMKGFAGATILGDGSVALILDIATLI, from the coding sequence ATGTCAGAATATAAAGAAATATTTAAAGCAGAGTCTGAAGAACATCTGCAGCAACTTAACGATTCATTACTGGGGCTGGAACAGAACCCCAATGAACTGGAATATATCAATACAATGTTCCGTTCAGCGCATACCCTGAAGGGAATGTCTGCTACTATGGGTTTTAACACAATTTCAGAACTTACCCATGAAATGGAAAACCTGATGGATATGGTCAGGAAATCACAGGTAGAAGTAAGCAACGGATTAATAGACATTCTTTTTGAATGCCTTGACACACTGGAAGCTCTTGTTGAAGCTGCTGACAGTGGTGAGGAAGTTGATATTGCCCATCTCCAGGCAACCCTTACGCAGGCCATGGAAGGAACTATGCCTGTTCAGGAAATCAAGGGATCAGTTGCTGCAAGTATAGATACAATTCAAAATGAGATCAGCAAGGAAATTCCCGACAAAGCCGCAGAACCAGACGCAGAGGCGGAAGTAGCTGCCGTTCCTGATAATGTCGAATTATCGGATAATGAAAAGCAGGCAATAAAGGAAGCTGTGGACGAAGGCAACCGTGTGATTTCACTGAAGGTCATTCTTGACGAATCATGCGTCCTGAAATCTGCCAGGTCAACTCTGGTACTGATTAACATCTCCAAAATGGGAGAAATTATAAAATGTGTTCCAACCGAAGCCGAACTTGAAGACGAGAAATTCGATCTTGAATTTACTATGATATTTGCAACGAAATCCGGTGATGAAGACATTGTTGGTGCCATTAAGAAAATTTCAGAGATTAATGACGTAATTCCTGCTACTATTGCTGAAAGTTCAGGGACTGAGGAAAAGGCGCAGGAGAAAACAGCTGAAAAATCCGAAGAAAAGAAAAGTGCTTCTGCTGTTAAGAGGTCCGATGCTGTAAAGAGCATACAGAGTGTAAGGGTCAATATCGAGCGCCTTGATAATCTGATGAACCTCGTGGGAGAATTAATTATCAACAAGATCAGGTTAAACCAGCTTGCATCCGATCTGAATGCAAAGGATCTGGACGAATCACTTGCAAACCTTGACAGGCTTACAAATGAGATCCAGACCGAAGTAATGGAATCAAGAATGGTTCCTATTGACCAGATATTCAGCAGATTCCCGAGAATGGTAAGGGATCTTGCCAAGTCAGAAGGAAAACAAATAAATCTTATTATTGAAGGCAAAGAGATCGAACTGGACAGGACCGTACTGGACGAGATTGGCGATCCTCTGGTTCACCTTCTAAGAAATGCCGTAGACCATGGAATAGAATCCGAGGAGGAGCGTAAGCAACTTGGAAAACCTGTTGCAGGTCTTGTCAGGCTGGCTGCATCGCGTCAGAGAAACAGCGTACTCATTGAGGTAGAGGATGACGGAAAAGGAATGGCCCCCGGTCATCTGCGGGACGTTGCTGTGAAAAAGGGCATCCTGAGCAGGGAGGAAGCTGATAAATTATCAGACAACGATGCACTGAATCTTATATTCATGCCAGGTTTCAGCGGAGCAAAGGTAGTCACCGATATCTCAGGAAGAGGTGTTGGAATGGATGCCGTCAAAACAAAGATCGAAGCACTTGGAGGTAGTGTAAAGATCAGCTCTGTTCCGGGACAGGGTAGCATAATGAAGCTGCAGCTGCCACTTACAGTTGCGATTATTCAGTCACTCATGGTCACCGTAGCCGGGGAAACTTATGCCATACCTCTTGGTAGTGTAATCCGCGATGTCGGAATAAAAGCCAGTGACATAAAAACCATAGAAGGAAAGGAAGTAATCATGCTCCGGGGAGAAGTGTTCCCGTTACTTAGATTGCATGATGTACTCGAATGCCCCACCGAAGAGGAAGAAAAACAGAATCTAATCGTTGTGGTTGTCGAAAAGATGGGAAGTAACATAGGACTGGTAGTTGATGGTCTCCTGGGACAGCAGGAAGTAATCATCAAAACACTTGACAATAAACTTTTGAAGAATATGAAAGGGTTTGCAGGTGCAACCATCCTTGGAGATGGAAGTGTCGCACTGATCCTTGATATTGCTACATTGATCTAA
- a CDS encoding chemotaxis response regulator protein-glutamate methylesterase encodes MTINALVVDDSALMRKVISDILKEDPQINVIATARNGLEAVKKVEQFRPDVVTLDVEMPVLDGLHALGYIMSECPTPVVMLTAVDSRSAESTLNAFEYGAVDFIQKPSGSISVNIADIADEIRKKVKMASKVDLKKLGFMEEHVKKSRENEGKPLPAKPKKTIPKSIRHANGKIIAIASSTGGPRALEQVVPKLPGDLKVPVVIVQHMPAGFTASLAQRLDGQSALTVTEAKEGDVLHPGHAYLAPGNYHMEIVSVDKGGVHHEIVKLNQNPREQGVRPCANILFKSLVPIYRSNIISAVLTGMGADGADGVEEIKKAGGKAIAEDEKSCVVYGMPKAVVQRGLADSIVSLEKVSSEIVRMLNSSGD; translated from the coding sequence ATGACTATCAATGCACTTGTGGTCGATGACTCCGCGCTCATGCGAAAGGTCATCTCGGATATCCTGAAAGAAGACCCGCAAATAAACGTAATAGCTACGGCCAGGAACGGTCTCGAAGCTGTTAAAAAGGTCGAACAGTTCAGGCCGGATGTGGTGACTTTGGATGTTGAGATGCCTGTTCTTGACGGATTGCACGCTCTTGGATATATCATGAGCGAATGCCCAACTCCGGTTGTCATGTTAACAGCGGTCGACTCAAGATCTGCGGAAAGTACACTAAATGCATTCGAATACGGAGCAGTAGACTTCATTCAAAAACCTTCAGGAAGTATAAGTGTTAATATTGCGGATATTGCCGATGAGATCCGCAAAAAGGTAAAGATGGCTTCTAAAGTGGACCTGAAAAAACTTGGGTTCATGGAAGAACACGTGAAAAAATCGCGGGAAAATGAAGGGAAACCTTTGCCAGCTAAACCAAAGAAAACAATTCCAAAAAGCATACGTCACGCAAACGGTAAGATTATTGCCATTGCATCTTCTACAGGTGGGCCTCGTGCTCTTGAACAGGTAGTTCCTAAATTACCAGGAGACTTAAAAGTACCTGTAGTAATTGTCCAGCACATGCCTGCAGGATTTACAGCATCTCTGGCACAGAGACTGGACGGCCAGTCTGCGCTGACAGTCACCGAAGCTAAAGAAGGAGATGTACTCCATCCGGGACATGCCTATCTTGCACCGGGAAATTATCACATGGAAATTGTATCTGTTGATAAAGGGGGAGTTCACCATGAAATTGTGAAACTCAACCAGAATCCCCGTGAGCAAGGAGTAAGGCCCTGTGCCAATATTCTCTTCAAGTCACTCGTCCCGATCTATAGATCAAACATCATTTCTGCAGTTCTGACCGGAATGGGAGCCGATGGTGCCGATGGCGTGGAAGAGATCAAGAAAGCCGGAGGAAAAGCAATCGCTGAAGATGAAAAGTCCTGTGTGGTATACGGTATGCCAAAAGCAGTAGTGCAGAGAGGACTTGCTGACAGTATTGTATCTCTGGAAAAAGTATCTTCTGAAATTGTACGAATGCTGAATTCATCCGGTGATTAA
- a CDS encoding response regulator, which produces MVKVMIVDDAAFMRMVIKDILTKNGHEVVAECVDGLDAVNKYPEVKPELVFMDIVMPNMEGIDALKKIMEMDSAAKVVMCSSIGQQSVVTDALKTGALDFIVKPFDAAKVLEVIGKVI; this is translated from the coding sequence ATGGTAAAAGTAATGATTGTGGATGATGCTGCCTTTATGCGCATGGTCATCAAAGACATATTAACAAAAAATGGTCATGAAGTAGTTGCCGAATGTGTTGACGGGCTTGATGCTGTAAACAAATATCCGGAGGTAAAACCGGAGCTCGTCTTCATGGATATTGTCATGCCAAACATGGAAGGAATCGATGCGCTCAAAAAGATAATGGAAATGGACTCGGCTGCAAAGGTAGTCATGTGTTCATCCATCGGGCAACAGTCAGTTGTCACTGATGCACTTAAAACAGGTGCTCTTGACTTCATAGTTAAGCCATTTGATGCAGCAAAAGTTCTCGAAGTAATTGGAAAAGTAATTTAA
- a CDS encoding nucleoside recognition domain-containing protein, whose product MFSIFLKVLDFAIPILITIFVGLFGTGILIELGFMQKFSGLVRPLFKYTNLPDTCASSFLVAMGSTVAANSMVVNFKENGCINEKEAMLCAVLNSTPAYIREIITYQIPIVLPALGPIVGGLYVMVFIITAIVKVSAVIILSRIFLEKNNCMYDEKVADRKVTLKEAVKKSLKRNKKLFTKIAVIYLSMTTLVFFLRENGAFEVFSVLPLAEIFGIPPESIVPLTSYVASPILGISLLGPMISNNGISYVQAMIVLMLGSMFMLPVFSVRTLLPRYVSIFGPKTGVKIVAFSTGISVLVRFCFLIIFLSIAN is encoded by the coding sequence ATGTTCTCGATCTTTCTGAAAGTACTGGATTTCGCAATTCCAATACTGATTACAATTTTTGTGGGATTGTTCGGTACCGGAATCCTGATCGAGCTTGGTTTCATGCAGAAATTCTCAGGTCTTGTCAGGCCTCTTTTTAAGTATACGAATCTTCCGGACACATGTGCGTCCTCATTTCTTGTAGCCATGGGTTCTACAGTTGCTGCAAACAGCATGGTTGTCAATTTCAAGGAAAATGGATGCATCAACGAAAAGGAGGCAATGCTGTGTGCTGTACTCAACAGCACTCCTGCATACATAAGGGAAATAATCACATACCAGATACCTATCGTCCTTCCTGCACTCGGACCCATAGTTGGCGGGTTATATGTAATGGTGTTCATAATCACAGCAATCGTGAAAGTAAGTGCTGTTATTATCCTCAGCAGGATTTTTCTTGAGAAAAACAATTGTATGTATGATGAGAAGGTTGCTGATAGAAAAGTAACTTTAAAAGAAGCTGTCAAAAAATCCCTTAAACGTAATAAGAAATTGTTCACAAAAATTGCTGTCATTTACCTGTCAATGACAACACTTGTATTCTTCCTCAGGGAGAACGGTGCATTTGAGGTGTTCAGTGTGTTGCCCCTTGCAGAGATTTTTGGGATACCTCCGGAAAGTATAGTACCGCTTACCAGCTACGTTGCAAGTCCGATTCTTGGGATATCTCTTCTTGGACCCATGATAAGCAATAACGGTATCTCATACGTCCAGGCTATGATAGTACTTATGCTGGGAAGCATGTTCATGCTGCCAGTATTCAGTGTAAGGACACTACTGCCACGATATGTTTCAATTTTCGGCCCGAAAACAGGTGTAAAGATAGTAGCATTTTCAACCGGGATCAGTGTACTTGTCAGATTCTGCTTTCTGATTATTTTTCTGTCAATTGCAAACTAA
- a CDS encoding PQQ-binding-like beta-propeller repeat protein, with protein sequence MTGKLKKLLFIFVIINLILVASPTMAEESTDMTWHQFHKDVSNSGYSPSTAPDSNKILWESDVIDAIGASSPVVAEAKVFVNCDGSLKALDVSSGSVLWSTSIPGTVGGSWSSPAYHNGNIFTSTAFETNCINATTGNITWTFTSTTGSEGSVNGGPTIADGKVFINDWDGGRYYCLNEDTGQEILNFTVDGYAQGTPAYEDGRVYLTGWGYGTQYAGRVYCFDAATGNQLWCQAQISQNCCGSVTVGDDAVYVTTYNFYGDGDLFALNKTEGTIIWQRKIQRTDATPAIAYGNVYVTGGCDGYSGLQTYCFNATTGESVWETSKYGTIGDWTCSPVVADGKVFVGEPDVDEIEGMSFGHKRIYALDAYTGEVLWTSPHGGSAVAIYDGVVYTIGSDGKVYAFAGGETTVDLLSKNIKIPERVFVNLPNEITATIENVGSTFSGEFNVSLKANGAVVATRTISVLGGGYNKDVAFSWIPETTGDYLLEISVDADNSVAESDETNNVALPVTLTATEGKPDLVPVSVAPEMVYENQPYEMSAIVENSGFDAAYNFSVIVKEEDTVVSSGIISSLYPSDSTCYNFMWTPSMEGTSNLTVIVDSNNEIIEEDETNNDFSCQVTVMAETEPEPLDKNDWTQFQRNWLRNASSASSAPTTDPNVFWKADQGGDVDVSPLIAGDTVYVYSSSGYIRAYNKSKGTLIWSTFVSTGLQTSTPAYGDGKIFAATQDGNLLALDAVTGNELWSVHPTDLTFECPITYYDHRIYIGEGLSGGIANKQYYCYDDLGNRLWAYTNNDTAGFIWNGASVVGDYVVYPVHEGFLVSLDRCSGELVDKINLSSSEDVSFAREVPGMFRSSLSYFDGYVYTTSESGQEYGFVWKVGFDESTGQFLNDGWSIQNGFSTSTPVVYNGRVYVGQGEHGYTGNLTCLNDADGSVIWSYYVDAGIKSSPAVSVQEDDVYIYFTSAVEDGSLFCLKDNDTGPFLAWEYNPADDSEYILQGAAISDGNVYFGTDAGYLYCITEGDWNPWNDLDSAGIPDGSYITSGEVIAAYNCWRFTSPAPETGEYITSGKVIALYNAWRYTQPM encoded by the coding sequence ATGACTGGAAAACTGAAAAAATTGTTGTTTATATTTGTAATAATAAATTTGATTTTGGTAGCTTCGCCAACCATGGCGGAAGAATCGACGGATATGACGTGGCACCAATTCCACAAAGATGTAAGTAATTCAGGATATTCACCATCAACAGCCCCGGATTCAAACAAGATTCTATGGGAAAGTGATGTGATTGATGCAATAGGCGCATCTTCTCCGGTAGTAGCCGAGGCTAAGGTCTTTGTTAACTGTGATGGCTCTCTGAAAGCCTTGGATGTTTCCAGCGGATCTGTCTTATGGAGTACTAGTATTCCTGGGACTGTGGGTGGTTCCTGGTCATCCCCTGCATACCATAACGGCAATATATTCACTTCTACTGCATTTGAGACAAATTGTATCAATGCTACTACGGGAAATATCACATGGACATTTACCAGCACGACGGGATCAGAGGGTTCTGTAAACGGAGGTCCAACAATTGCTGATGGCAAGGTCTTTATTAATGATTGGGATGGAGGGCGTTATTACTGTCTTAACGAAGATACTGGACAGGAAATATTGAATTTTACGGTTGACGGATATGCTCAGGGAACTCCAGCTTATGAAGATGGCAGGGTTTACCTGACAGGCTGGGGATACGGCACACAATATGCAGGACGTGTATATTGTTTTGATGCTGCCACCGGAAATCAGCTATGGTGCCAGGCCCAGATCAGCCAGAATTGTTGCGGTTCTGTTACAGTGGGGGATGATGCCGTATATGTAACAACTTACAATTTTTATGGAGATGGGGACCTTTTTGCACTCAATAAGACAGAAGGCACCATTATCTGGCAGAGGAAGATACAGCGAACGGATGCAACTCCTGCCATAGCTTATGGCAATGTCTATGTTACAGGTGGATGTGACGGATACAGCGGTCTGCAGACATATTGTTTTAATGCCACAACAGGGGAATCTGTTTGGGAGACTTCGAAATATGGAACGATCGGAGACTGGACATGTTCTCCCGTTGTGGCTGACGGCAAGGTTTTCGTGGGTGAACCCGATGTGGATGAAATTGAAGGAATGTCTTTCGGGCATAAGAGAATTTATGCACTTGATGCATACACAGGTGAGGTGCTTTGGACAAGTCCACACGGAGGATCAGCTGTTGCCATTTATGATGGAGTTGTATATACCATTGGAAGTGATGGGAAAGTCTATGCATTTGCAGGCGGGGAGACTACAGTAGATCTTCTCTCAAAAAATATAAAAATCCCAGAAAGGGTATTTGTAAATTTACCGAATGAAATTACCGCTACTATCGAGAATGTGGGAAGCACGTTTTCCGGTGAATTCAATGTCTCACTGAAAGCCAATGGGGCAGTAGTAGCTACCCGGACAATTTCCGTTCTAGGTGGCGGATACAATAAAGATGTTGCTTTTTCATGGATACCGGAAACCACCGGCGACTATCTACTTGAAATAAGTGTGGATGCAGATAACTCAGTTGCAGAATCAGACGAGACAAATAATGTAGCTCTTCCTGTCACATTAACTGCAACAGAAGGAAAACCTGACCTTGTACCGGTTTCAGTTGCACCGGAAATGGTGTATGAGAACCAGCCATATGAAATGAGTGCAATTGTAGAGAACAGCGGTTTCGATGCAGCCTATAATTTTTCTGTGATTGTTAAAGAGGAGGATACTGTTGTCAGTAGTGGAATCATCTCTTCTTTATACCCGTCAGATAGTACATGTTATAATTTTATGTGGACACCTTCTATGGAGGGAACGTCCAACCTGACAGTTATCGTGGATTCAAACAACGAAATCATCGAAGAGGATGAGACGAATAATGATTTCAGTTGTCAGGTTACGGTAATGGCTGAAACTGAACCGGAGCCACTTGACAAAAATGATTGGACCCAGTTCCAGCGTAATTGGTTAAGAAACGCTTCAAGCGCCAGCTCTGCTCCGACAACAGATCCGAATGTGTTCTGGAAGGCCGATCAGGGTGGAGATGTGGATGTCAGTCCATTAATTGCTGGAGATACGGTCTATGTCTACTCTTCAAGTGGATATATCCGGGCATACAATAAGAGTAAAGGGACTCTTATATGGAGTACTTTTGTCTCTACAGGCCTGCAAACATCGACTCCTGCATATGGGGATGGCAAGATATTTGCAGCAACTCAGGATGGAAATCTGTTAGCTCTGGACGCGGTCACAGGTAATGAGCTCTGGAGTGTCCATCCGACCGATTTGACTTTTGAATGCCCGATAACATACTATGACCACAGAATCTATATCGGTGAAGGTCTCTCTGGCGGAATTGCAAACAAACAGTACTATTGTTATGATGACCTTGGGAACCGCCTTTGGGCTTATACCAATAATGATACTGCTGGATTCATATGGAATGGTGCCTCCGTTGTAGGTGATTATGTTGTCTACCCGGTACATGAAGGATTTCTGGTAAGCCTTGACAGGTGCAGCGGGGAACTTGTGGATAAGATCAACCTTAGCAGTTCTGAGGATGTTTCTTTTGCAAGAGAAGTTCCTGGAATGTTCCGTTCATCCCTGTCATATTTTGACGGCTATGTCTATACCACATCCGAAAGCGGACAGGAATACGGATTTGTGTGGAAGGTAGGGTTCGATGAGTCTACAGGACAGTTCCTTAATGATGGCTGGAGTATCCAGAACGGTTTTAGTACATCCACTCCGGTTGTTTACAATGGCAGGGTATATGTGGGACAGGGTGAGCACGGCTACACGGGCAATCTGACATGTCTTAATGATGCTGATGGCTCTGTTATCTGGTCTTATTATGTGGATGCAGGTATTAAATCCTCACCTGCAGTTTCGGTACAGGAAGATGATGTTTACATCTACTTCACCAGTGCTGTAGAAGATGGTTCGCTTTTCTGCCTGAAGGATAACGATACCGGGCCCTTCCTTGCCTGGGAATACAATCCTGCAGATGATTCTGAATATATACTGCAGGGTGCGGCCATTTCAGACGGTAATGTGTATTTCGGGACTGATGCCGGATACCTGTATTGCATAACCGAGGGCGACTGGAACCCCTGGAATGACCTGGATTCTGCAGGTATTCCTGATGGCTCCTATATTACATCTGGAGAGGTCATTGCTGCCTATAACTGCTGGAGATTCACTTCTCCTGCACCGGAAACTGGTGAATACATCACTTCTGGCAAGGTCATTGCTCTTTACAATGCCTGGAGGTACACCCAGCCTATGTAA